In Epinephelus moara isolate mb chromosome 20, YSFRI_EMoa_1.0, whole genome shotgun sequence, the genomic stretch gtataagaTGAAACCCTTTATCAAAGGAAATGTTTTTGGTCTACATCATGTCTGGTGTTGTGACAGTTTGCTGATGTTTGTGCCCAGGAGCTGTGCAGAGAGATTCACCACAAGATCGACAAGATCGACGAGGAACGATACGACTTGGATATGAAAGTCACTAAAACCAACAAGGAGGTAGCTTATTATCATTTAATTATAAAACCCCTGCGGAGCCTCCACACTCACGCTGTGCCTCCAAACAGTGTCACATAACATTATTGTAAAAGGTTAGGGAGTATGTCACACTAGATTTTGGGGAAATGTGTATACAATGATTTAAAATACATCCCTGCAGCCCAGAGCGTGAGCCCTCTAGATTTTAATGACCCCATTACCTTCCTCTGCTCCCACACTCAGGACAAACTTAACATCTTTAGTTCCATTTTTAAGGACTCATTTTCAGTGTAATTAAATCCTGTGGCTCCCTTCATACCACTGGAAGGCAAAATGACCAGGTCATCTGGAATCTGAAAACAGGATCATGGTCTAAAGAAGGCTGATGGTGTTCAGGGTTTTAATTCTTTGCTAGACCGTACTAGGTTGTGAATATCATCAGTAGCACGCTGGAGCTGTTTGTGCCTGTCTGGACCTGATTTTCATCCGTCCTGGGATCTGTACCGTCTCCACTTTCCAGATTGATGACTTGAAGATCAAAGTTCAGGACCTGATGGGCAAATTCAAGAAGCCTGTCCTGAGGAAAGTTCGTATGTCTGCTGATGCCATGCTGAAGGCTCTGCTGGGCTCCAAACACACAGTCAACCTGGACCTGAGGGCCAACCTGAAGCAGGTCAAGAAGGAGGTCAaagaggaggtgaggaggtgGCCTCGTTTTTATAAACCTGTTTGTAAGGGactcgcttttttttttatagaagcaGATGGTAGATTTAATAAGTTGAGAAGAAAATtagtaaagaaagaaagaaagaaagaacgaaAGAAAGCTGAAgacaaagaaggaaatcacTTTGAAAGACtgcttaaaaaatataatatttatgtaACATAATAATTtctaaatatagtttttccctagcttttcttaccaagttgctcatgaCCTTGTTTCCCCATGTTGTTGAATGAAATGGCACCAAcctgctcagggttcaaaggtctaaatacttgcaaaaggcgtctgaaagcagcacacaaaaagGGATAACACTCCAGGTTTCAGAGGGTTAAGGTTGCCACTGAGAAAGTCCTCCTTTATCTTTATAGTGTTATTTGTGTGGTCCTTTGTCTTTCACAACAAACACAATCAGTTCATGTATAGTATAGTAAATCCATTTAGAAAGAAGTAAGAAAAAGAATTAAAGCTAAccctaaagcctagttcacattacacgattttcaccctgattttgcgtcgcagagactatcgtaatcttttgaatGGTCATACTTGGTGaggtgtgtttctgtcagcgggagtctcgccaactgtgttatgacctgtgtgtgtgcacaccacaagatttctccaccgagccctcgccgacagagccccagataacacggtgacgtcaccaaacttggagacgacacatcgtaaaggcatggatattcttcccagtgttgaatcagatccacctccagggcctgggtccaaacacaacgcgctccccgtgatcctgtggatgccgccattgttgttgttgcttgccggctttggaaacaagcccaaaagaagcgactatcatgcgtttaaaaaCCTTATTAgatggatatatatagagaaaaaggtgacatttagagagcaagcccagatatgcaactccactttagaaacaagccagctaataagcagacctggcaacctCCGACCCatggtggctctcaagatcctctgcgatgTCAAAATTGCGGTgaaaaatcgtgtaatgtgaactaggcttgaCTGACTCTTTATGATTACCATTATAAAGGCTGGTGTCAGGCAGGTTGTCAGTGCAAAGGAAAGTAGGATCACCAGTATTCAGATCTGAACCTTCTGATTTAAAGATGAAGTTTGGTGAAACATCCTGGTCCCGCTGTGACGTTTGGTCGTCTCTGGTGTTTCAGGAGAAGGAGCTGCGAGATGTTGGCGACTGGCGTAAAAACATTGAAGACAAAGCCGGCATGGACGGGAGGAAGAAGATGTTTGAGGCTGAGGCATAAATCAATCTGCTGTCAACAAAGCTGCAGTACTTTTAGTCCCTGCTTTTCACCGATTGGTTTAATCCGATCAGATTAATTTAGataacacaaattaattttctgaACCACTTTTTGAGCTGCAGAAACTGCGACTGAATAAATGGGGTGAAAGAGACGTTTTGTGATGCTTACTTGGGTATTTGTTACTGAAAAAGTAATTCAATTACTTTAAGGCATTACAAAGTAATGCATTACTGCTTACTGAGAAGACTGCTTACCATCCACTGagttcatatttttattattattacctttGTTATGAATTTTATGAACGCCTGAATGACAGCAGGGGCTAACAGGAAGCAGTTGAGCACATTGGCagcagctaatgctaacagatAATTAAGAGTACTTGGAATTTGCCAGTTAAATTTGAAGTATTacatcaatatttaaaatttattgaAAATGGGTCAATGACTTCCAACAGTGTTTTCGGGCTGTGAAACTACCGTTAGCTAGAAGCTAAAACGGAGGCCCAGAGCTCAGCTGACAGATGTATCATTTGGGGACTGTCAGGTAACACTGGAGGTTTATTACCATAATTACACAAAACTGTTCAACGTCATGATGATTACTtttgagaaaataaacaaaattaaattatgtttgaTACACTACCAATTGATTTTTTAAGGGGGTATCGTCACAGCCCAGTcactagaagaaaatgttggcattgtacgtttttgcaaaccacagatacatttgtatgtttacaTATCATATTATCATTTCTTAAGTGACATTGTACGTGAGTTGATTTtgtcactgggaggtggagggggtggttGTTGGCATGACATCTTGGCGAGACACCTgtcaaactgcagaccactgttaaaaacaataaaatgacaaaacaggTTGTTCTTTagtcaggctgttctcaagCACTGTTcgtatgttttcctatgaaaagtaattcACCAAAATCCGTACATATCCCAAGTAATGataagccagtaatttgtgcatagcTCAAGTTTTgtggaaggctgcaatcacatgaccagtgGGTTGACGGGAGTAAATCAAGGAAACTATAATACTGTAAATCttgcccgggctattatttgcttaaattactgaaatcaacaggcctatatttgggacaggccttaaATTCATTTcatacaaaactgttgctcagcaaagatcaggaaatacaatcaaattatttatttaaaccagtataaatattacttgtataaaaattaggcttcatgGGAGAGAGTGAGTTACGGCACAGACACAACACCGCTTCATACTGTTAAAACAATTCTCACAACTTGGAGTAATTTGAATGAAAAAGCCTTTTGATTcctttgatctgaggacccttacagactaaagcaatatgaataacttacagggtaatcgaggaacagatacataatttgaggtagccaacaacctggttttatacatccgaagaatGTATAAAACTGTTtagttgtcaaaatgtgtagccacgcTGGGCTAGTGAAAGATAATGGGCATTTAATTgggactgggcttttaattgaatttcAACAGTAGCATAATAATAAGGCAGGTTGAGGCAGTGAATAGGTCACAAAACAtgggactttccccaggagaccggtgtttggAACCTTGTTTCTTtacctaaacttaaccatgGTACTTTTATGTTAATCCCATAATTTTACGCTGATGACGTAACGTCATTCGTGGGGTCCCCCTGGCTCCCCCTAACTCCTCCACAGCCCcgccctctcgtccaaatatttGCATGTCTGGTtgcaaaaatccaagatggcaatggccaaaatgccagcCTTGAgtcttcaaaatggcagtccacaaaccaatgggtgacgtcacggtggctacttccattacttttacagtcagtggtctaaacctaaccatgtgtcaTAGTTcacagaaacgtacaatgccaacatttatctCAGCGACTGGGTTGATCTTCAACATGCTGCCCTCAGGTGGCACAAAtgtaaactgcattttgtgAATTCAGCTtgttaaagaaaaatatgtgcagtgttttaaaatttcaaaatataacaataatgattaaaaatgttaatttaattattttttctaaattaaatgcatttcaAGACCTAATAACTTGTTTCCAATTTATCTGTGAGTGTTGAAGATGAAGGTCGATACAACAGGCGGATGGACGTTAATGATAACCGTGTCTTTTCACTGTGTGTTAAAAGCAGTGAACACATTATCAAACACTGAGCTAAAGTTTCGTGGTTGTTGCTTTTTATGATGTGTAAAGCCTCTAATGGGTTCGGACGGATTGACTGAAGCATAAAACTCCCAGCAAGAGGTGTCATCTTCAACACATCGTTAAAAGAGACGGAGAGACCCTAATAATTTTACACTTAAACATCTGGCCCCTTAAATTAAATCTGTTAAGTATTTTTATCTTTCTGCTGGTGAGGTTTAGCGTCAAACGTACCGACTGAAtcacaaaaagagaaacagatcTGAGGTAAGTGAAAtctgttttaaataatttatagtTTTATATGTTGCTTTgattgattttaatgttttgcttATCAATGTAAAAAGGGAGGGTTAAAATCAAGtgttacatttatgttttttcacCTAATAGATTCACATGTTTTTGATATAGACTCACATAATTGATTTTACATCAAGGAGAAGTTATCTGTTCTGTCTTACACGTTACTTTTTATATTTCAGGTATTCAGACGAGTCTCTTTCAGAGCCGTTGGgctgcaacaacaacagcaactgtGAGTTCAACTTTTATTagtagtatttatttttttattagtaATACAAATACTATAAAGAAAAGAGTTGCTCCATTACTAAAATCTTTGTATGTTTGTACTGAATGTCAAGTTAAGTAGGTTAGATACTggaacgtaaagttatgtaggtttggtttagaaaagtaaagttatgtaagtTATGTTTAAGGAAAGGCGTATAGTTCGGTGTTGTCAGGTTATACACTTAACAAAAAGTTGCGTACTTAACATAACGTGACGACACGAGGACGTACATTAAAGAAACAAAGTACAATTGGTTTTACACGTGACACAAGCACCAGTTTCCTGGAGG encodes the following:
- the LOC126407765 gene encoding troponin I, fast skeletal muscle-like codes for the protein MSEKKMSSSRKHHLKSLMLSIAKGLLEEEEKEREVERARYMAENCPPVRMPRTMQELQELCREIHHKIDKIDEERYDLDMKVTKTNKEIDDLKIKVQDLMGKFKKPVLRKVRMSADAMLKALLGSKHTVNLDLRANLKQVKKEVKEEEKELRDVGDWRKNIEDKAGMDGRKKMFEAEA